The proteins below are encoded in one region of Bacteroides uniformis:
- a CDS encoding RHS repeat domain-containing protein — MLSIRNFSGQLSVIKTTDEDLNVSYTFTDEMGHVVLTRQMKGSETHDTYYVYDDKSNLCFVLQPMYQSSANLDLYAFQYKYDGRNRCIWKKLPGAGYMEMVYDNADRLVFSQDGNQRALTSGNWTYYKYDGLNRLTEQGTCTNKVTTSGTNVLVQHFYDSYAFRSQAGFNNSNFPDDASGNGKGALTASVATVLGSSNKIYTAYYYDIKGRVAKTVQSNLLGGYDVTATIYTFTDKPATVTHTHTASGKPTRTEMYTYSYNHADRLLKVEHTLGGTKITLADYAYDNLGRLQSKSLHGSATNKLTYAYNVRGWLTGISGSKFTQNLYYNTGTGTAKYNGSISSMTWKAGNESTIRGYKFTYDGLSRLMNATYGETAGINTNTNRFSENVTAYDKNGNIKTLQRYGQTAASGYGLIDNLTFTLGGNLLNRVDDAAAASAYGGGFEFKDGVKQANEYTYDSNGNLTKDLNKGISTITYNVLNLPNMVTFSDGSTIAYTYGADGTKLKTVHKTGSTTTTTDYCGNVVYENGVQKLLLTDEGYVTLSDGKYHYYLKDHQGNNRVVINQSGTVEETNHYYPFGGVFASSGNVQPYKYNGKELDAKKGLNWYDYGARHYDAALGRFTTNDRFAEKYHSMSPYQYGANNPVKNVDVNGDSIVVLNYTSGEHLGLLIQNSSNRWEYYSFNGDKIYNSTEGSLGGGPQDNKGELSWPTPQAFLDSEYNQNTYKEDLESGKVNGYGYQEGYLIPTTEKQDRIIKNTFLETVDQGYSLVGNHCSIVVQKSLNKAGIETMNKMKVTNRQTGNIFNVKVNPYLLSKAYQAIEKNNPLGYIIRRNK; from the coding sequence TTGCTTTCTATACGCAATTTTTCCGGTCAGCTTTCGGTTATTAAAACCACCGATGAAGACCTGAACGTGAGCTACACCTTTACCGATGAGATGGGACATGTTGTATTGACGCGTCAGATGAAAGGCAGTGAAACGCACGACACTTACTATGTGTATGACGACAAAAGTAATCTTTGTTTCGTACTCCAGCCTATGTACCAGAGCTCGGCCAATCTCGACTTGTATGCTTTTCAGTACAAATACGACGGACGCAACCGCTGTATCTGGAAGAAGCTTCCCGGTGCGGGATATATGGAAATGGTGTATGACAATGCCGACCGCCTGGTATTCTCGCAGGACGGCAACCAGCGTGCCCTTACATCCGGTAACTGGACGTACTACAAGTACGACGGGCTGAACCGCCTGACGGAACAGGGGACTTGTACCAACAAAGTGACCACTTCTGGAACGAATGTACTTGTGCAGCACTTCTATGACAGTTACGCTTTCCGTTCGCAAGCAGGTTTCAATAACAGCAATTTCCCTGATGATGCTTCGGGCAATGGAAAAGGTGCCTTGACTGCAAGTGTGGCAACGGTACTTGGTAGTAGTAACAAGATTTATACCGCATACTACTATGACATCAAGGGCCGTGTGGCAAAGACCGTGCAAAGCAATCTCTTGGGGGGCTATGATGTGACGGCTACCATATATACCTTCACCGATAAGCCCGCTACTGTAACGCATACGCATACTGCAAGCGGAAAGCCCACTCGTACTGAAATGTATACTTACAGCTACAACCACGCGGACAGACTCTTGAAAGTAGAGCATACATTAGGCGGCACCAAGATAACCCTTGCCGACTATGCGTATGACAACTTGGGCAGACTGCAGTCCAAGTCTCTGCACGGAAGTGCCACCAACAAGCTGACGTATGCCTATAATGTCCGTGGCTGGCTGACGGGAATTAGTGGAAGCAAGTTTACACAGAATCTGTACTACAACACCGGCACCGGCACCGCCAAATACAACGGCAGCATCAGCAGCATGACGTGGAAGGCTGGAAATGAGAGCACTATCCGTGGCTATAAGTTCACTTACGACGGATTAAGCCGTCTGATGAACGCCACTTACGGCGAAACAGCCGGCATCAATACAAACACCAACCGTTTCAGTGAGAATGTAACCGCCTATGACAAAAACGGCAACATCAAGACCTTGCAACGTTACGGTCAGACCGCCGCTTCCGGTTACGGACTGATTGATAACCTGACTTTCACCCTCGGTGGCAATCTGTTGAACCGCGTGGACGATGCGGCAGCGGCTTCCGCCTACGGTGGCGGCTTCGAGTTCAAGGACGGCGTGAAGCAGGCGAACGAATACACTTACGATTCCAATGGAAATTTAACTAAAGATTTAAACAAGGGAATTAGTACAATTACCTATAATGTATTAAATTTGCCCAATATGGTCACGTTCAGTGACGGTAGTACGATTGCCTATACTTATGGTGCCGACGGCACAAAGCTGAAAACTGTCCATAAGACAGGCAGCACTACTACCACGACGGACTATTGCGGAAACGTGGTCTATGAGAACGGTGTTCAGAAGTTGCTGCTGACCGATGAAGGCTATGTTACTTTGAGCGACGGCAAGTACCATTACTACTTGAAAGACCATCAGGGGAACAACCGTGTAGTAATCAACCAGAGTGGCACTGTAGAGGAGACGAACCATTACTATCCGTTCGGTGGTGTGTTTGCAAGCTCAGGCAATGTCCAGCCTTACAAGTATAACGGCAAGGAGCTTGATGCGAAGAAGGGGTTGAACTGGTATGATTATGGGGCGAGGCATTATGATGCGGCGTTGGGGAGGTTTACGACAAATGACAGATTTGCTGAAAAGTATCATTCGATGTCTCCGTATCAGTATGGGGCGAATAATCCGGTGAAGAATGTTGATGTGAATGGGGATAGCATTGTAGTACTTAATTATACGAGTGGTGAACATTTAGGTTTATTAATTCAGAATAGTTCTAATCGTTGGGAATACTATTCTTTCAATGGCGATAAAATATACAACTCGACAGAAGGAAGTTTAGGAGGCGGTCCTCAAGATAATAAAGGGGAGCTTTCTTGGCCTACTCCCCAAGCATTTCTGGATAGTGAGTATAATCAGAATACTTATAAGGAGGACCTAGAAAGTGGCAAGGTTAATGGTTATGGCTATCAAGAAGGCTATCTTATTCCGACAACGGAGAAACAGGATAGAATCATCAAGAATACATTTCTTGAAACTGTAGATCAAGGGTATTCTTTAGTGGGCAATCATTGTTCCATCGTAGTTCAAAAATCATTAAATAAAGCTGGTATAGAAACAATGAACAAAATGAAAGTAACCAATAGGCAAACTGGGAACATTTTCAATGTAAAAGTAAATCCTTATTTGCTAAGTAAGGCATATCAGGCTATAGAAAAGAACAATCCATTAGGATACATAATAAGGAGAAATAAATGA